TCAAGCGGGTCGTCTGGTTCAGGCTCCGGTCGGCTCGGCGGTTCAGGAGGCTCGTCTGGGCCAAGCTCTGCAGGTCGGTCCGGCTTCATGTGCGCGGTCATGGCTGTTCCGGTCTCTGCTACTGCAACGgcaagagaggaggaaggaggagaagatcGAACTTCTTACGCCTCCTCAATCCTAGTAGTAGTCACAACAGTAGCTGCGACTCCTGCTTCTGGTAGTGCAAACCAAGAACAAAAGGACATTCTTTTCtacctttttcctttccttttatctttttttaatcttaagttttgatttccttttagAGGGTGGGGTGCTTTGCATGGTAGATCGAATCTGGTGAAAATTGATAGGAATGTCATGATTTGCTCCTAGTTCAGTTCAGATGTTGCAGTTTTCTGGTCTGTCCCTTTACATTCTCTGCTTCCTTTGTAATGATAGAAAGATTTTATTTCCAAGTAGATTAAAGATTGCTCCAGGATTCAGTCTCTTTGCTGTGCGGGAACAAACTCAATTGTCGATTCCGAAATGCAAATACAGAAGAAGGATGTGTTTAGACCATCAAGGCATTGAATTTGTCTCTTTTGCATCTAGCAGAAACAAGATCTGGATGGAATTGCCCCATGTgt
The genomic region above belongs to Rhodamnia argentea isolate NSW1041297 chromosome 6, ASM2092103v1, whole genome shotgun sequence and contains:
- the LOC115748365 gene encoding uncharacterized protein LOC115748365, translated to MIPTTTTMAGPAVCRTDSMESSGGGYSCSYSHRMMEKRQLFLRSYQFSRKRSLSERIRRSLRRVKRVVWFRLRSARRFRRLVWAKLCRSVRLHVRGHGCSGLCYCNGKRGGRRRRSNFLRLLNPSSSHNSSCDSCFW